The DNA sequence TGAGAGCTTTTCATTCTAATTTGTCCATCTTTTAACTCAATCGATTCTGTATCACACGGAACACCAGGGATATCAAGTATGTCATTTCCTACATGTCCTGTAAGTGTAATTTCTTCAACAACTTCGTTATCAACAGAGATGATAGCAACAAGCTCTGCATCTTCGGAAATTCCAGCCTGCTGATAACTGAAGACAGCAGAGGGCAAAAAAGATAAGAGAAGTAGTGTTACGATAATGACCCAATCCCAACGTTTAAAAAGTCGAAGTAGTTTCATGCTTTCTTTTTTCCCCTCCAATGTCTAGATTTTTAATGGAGTGTCCCAAAAGGTGATGAACCTAATGAGACACTCTATCTCTTTAAAAATCTTGATTACATACTCTTGCCTTTAGATTTTGTCGTAGTTGTTGAGCTAGAACGATGATCACTATAGATCGCTCTTTCCTTTCCATACCACCAGTTTCCAACTTTTTGTTGAACGTATGGTATAACCCAGTAATCTAAGCCTAATGTGCGTCCAGAACCATTCATCAGTGCAATTGAAGCAGGGAATGCCCAAGCTTTATCCCATCCGAGCATGGCTGTGAATGTAAACATAAGAAGTAATCCAGCACTTACTGCACTTGAAATCCAAGTAAATAAACCGAAAATAAGGGCAAATCCTATAGCAACCTCTAGAAGCACCATCACTTTTTGAGCAAATAAAGCCATTTCCATTGAAGGAAGAGAAAGTCTCATCATCCATTCAAACCAGAAAGGAATTTCGCTTAAAATTGGCTCTGCCCATGTAGCTCCGTCTGTAGCAGCGGTTGTAGCAGCAGTAGTACCGTCAGATAGCCACCATAAATCCATGTTCAGTGTTGAACTTGTTAGCCATGAATCTTCCCCAAAGCCTTGGAAAAGCTTCGGTAATGAGGAAAAACTAGCAGTAGCTTCTTCCCACTTCGTATAACCCCAAACTTTAGGTAGCGCTTCACTTAACCAAAATATCCCTACACCGACCCTTAATGGGACACTCCATAGTACATTTCCAAATCGTGTTGGTAGACCACGGAACACATTTCTTTTATCTTTTGTATGGAAAAACTCATGTGATACGTATTGCCACATATAGTAGCCACTTCTGATTGTGAAGAAATAATATAAGTTCACCATGTGCTTCATAAAGTTTGCGAACCATCCACTAAGATGGATGCCACTTAAGTTTGCAACACCGTACCTTGCTCCGATAGAGACCATAACACCGTGATATTTACCTTTGTATTCCTTTTTCTCAGTACCTTTCATATCAGCGATGATGTTATCAGCGGCTGTATGTGCCGTTTGCTCGGCAGCCTCTACGATTTGTGGAATCGGTTTACCTGGCTCTTCCTCGTAATAAGCTAAGTCACCAACAACATAAACGTTTTCTAAACCTTCTGCTTCCATATAGGCATTTACATTTAGTCGACCAGCGCGTCCAGTGGACATACCATAGTCTTCTGTATCCGAGTTTGCTTTCACTCCTGCAGTCCAGATAAGTGTATGCGTCGGTATTACTTGACCTGTTTTTAGTAGAATCGAATCAGCTTTTACTTCAACGATAGGGGAGCTCTTTAAGATTTCTACGCCTTTTTTAACTAAGTATTTTTCTGCCTTATCTGCATCTTTTCTGTCAAGCATGTTTAAAATAGTCGGTGCAGCTTCAATCACTTGCAGTGTAATATCTTCCACATCTAGTTTGTTTTGCTTTGCTAGACGATCCTTCCACTCTATTAATTCACCAACCATTTCAATTCCTGTAAAGCCCGATCCACAGACAGTAAATGTGAGCATAGCTCTTCGTGTTGCTTCATCATGAACTTGTGCAGCCTTTTGAACCGTTTTTTCAATATGCTCGCGAAGCTTTACTGCATCTTCCCAAGACCATAATGTAAATCCGTGTTCGCCAACACCTGGAGTACCAAAATCGTTAGGCTCTCCCCCCATACCTAAAATAAGGTAGTCATAGGAAAACTCTCCGTGCGTTGTTTTCACTGTTTTGCTCTCATGATCTACTTTTGTCACATTGTCTGTGACAAGTTTCACTTTCGTTCGATTAAAAAGACGTCTTAAGTCGAACTGGATTGCGTCAGGCTCTACACGGTGTGCAGCAACCTCATGTAATTCGGTCATCATAGTATGGTAAGAATGACGATCTATTAAAGTAATAGACACAGAATCGTCTTTCTTGTATTTCTTAGCAAGCTTTTTTGCTGCGGCAACTCCTGCATAGCCTGCGCCAATGATGACAATGTTCTTCTCTGCCATAATATTTTCACTCCTTAATATCCACAAGAAGAAATCGCTTGTGAAGTTATGAACAACTAACATAAAGTTTACATCTCCTTTATGTATCTGTCTATGAAGTTCACGGAATAGTAACAAAGTTATTAAACTAAAATGTTCATAATAATATCATATTTTATGCACTATAAAGTTAATAAACTATTTTAAGCTTAAGGTAGCAATACTTTTCGTTTTTCAAAATGAATCTTGATCTTGAATGCTAGCTTTTGGCTATATAGACAGAAAAAAAGAGCGATGCTATACTAGCGGTGATTATTTGTGATTTATTTCACAGGTTCGGTTACATTAAAAATATTATTGAGATGAGGGTTAACTATGAAAAAGTTTTATGCTTTCGTATCGTTGATTTCATTAGCGGGTTTCCTAATTGGATGTGGAAGCGCAGCAAGCTCACCATCAGAGGGAAGCGTATCAGAAAAGCCTATAAGAAAAACAGAGATGGCTATTGGGACGGTCGTTACTTTGAGAATATATGATGAAGGAAAAGAAGAGGTAATGGATGCTGCCTTTGAAAGAATCCATGAGTTAGGTGACAAAATAGCCGTTAATATAGAAGGATCAGATGTGGACAATATAAACGAAAATGCAGGTGTAGAGCCTGTTGAAGTTTCCCCTGTAGTATTTAAGTTAGTTGAAAGAGGCATCACCCATGCCGAAGATACGAGTGGATTATTTAATATTGCAGTAGGTCCGTTAACATCACTATGGAACATCGGCTTTGACGATGCACGTAAGCCAGAACAGCATGAAATAGATGAAATTTTACCATTAATGGACCATACGAAAATTGAGATTAACAAAGAGAAGCAGACTGTATTTTTAGCAGAAGAGGGAATGAGATTAGATTTAGGTGGGATAGCGAAAGGATACATTGCAGATTTAATTGCAGAGTTGATGGTAGAGCACGGTGTTACTGCAGGAATAATAGATTTAGGTGGGGACATCATCGTCATTGGTAACAACCCTTCAGGAAAACCTTGGTCAATAGGGATTCAGGATCCGTTAGCTAGTAGAGGACAGCCAGTTGGCACGATTGATGCTACTGATGAGTCGATCGTAACATCTGGAATATATGAGCGAATACTGAAGGAAGAGGATGGAGAATACCACCATTTACTAAACCCATTTGACGGTTATCCATTTATGAATGAACTTGCTGGAGTGACGATCGTTTCAGAGGAATCAATCGATGGAGATGCTTACTCTACAGCAGTTTTCGGTATGGGAGTAAACGAGGGCTTTGAATATGTAGAAAATGTAGATGGAGTAGACGCGGTATTTGTTACGAGAGACAGGGAAATATTTGTCACATCAGGCTTAGTTGATAGATTTACATTAACGAATGAAAACTATGAGGTAGTCGACCTTCCTCAACCGTAACATGCATGCTCGATGAAAACGATAAAAGGAGGCTGCTGCGATGAGCGCACCTATATTAGAGGTGAAAAACCTCTCATTCCGCTATGACTTAAGGTCTGAAATAAACACCGTAGCAAACCTCTCTTTTTCAGTTAATAAAGGAGAATGGCTCGCAATTATTGGTGGTAATGGTTCCGGGAAATCTACTTTAGCGCAATTGTTAGTCGGTTTATTAACACCGTTAGACGGTTGTATAACGGTTGATGGCACAGCGTTAACGGAAAAATCGAAATGGCGAATTCGTAGTAAAGTCGGATTAGTTTTTCAAAACCCTGATAACCAATTTATCGGTACAACGGTACAGGATGATGTTGCCTTTAGCTTAGAAAGCTTAAATGTACCATACGAAGAAATGAAATTAAGAGTCGAGTGTGCTTTAGAGAAAGTAGGTATGCTAGAATACCGGTTTCATGACCCCTCTCGTCTATCAGGTGGACAAAAGCAGCGTGTTGCAATTGCTGGCATATTAGCGCTTCACCCAAACGTCATTATTTTTGACGAGGCTTTCGTTATGCTTGATCCAAAAGGGAGAGAAGGCTTGTTAAAAACATTAAGACGACTAAAAGAAATAGAAGGGGTAACGATCATATCTATCACACACGATATGAACGAGGCGGCAGCTGCTGATCGACTTTTATTAATGAAAAACGGTGAAATCTCCCAAACTGGTAAACCGAGCGAAGTATTCATGCAACAACGAGATTTAGAGCCCCCTTTTCCAGAAAAACTAAGGCGTTCATTAGAAAAAAAGGGGAGACATGTCCCTAATCAATATATGACAGAAGAAGAAGTGGTGAACTGGATATGGAAGTGAAATTGGAACATGTAACCGCTGACTACCAATTGGGACCTATTCGTAGCTTTAATGTCCTGCAAGATGTTGAAATGAAAGTTGAATCTGGCTCTTTTACTGCCGTAATTGGAAAAACAGGTGCCGGAAAATCAAGCTTATTAAAAATAATGAATGGATTACTACTACCAAAGCAGGGCAAAGTGACTATTGGTGATGCTATTATCACTCCAGGTAAAAATAAAAAAGCTCTAAAATCAATTAGAAAACGAGTCGGGATGGTGTTCCAATTTCCAGAGTCGCAGCTCTTTGCTGAAACGGTTGAGCAAGATATTTGTTTTGGCCCATTGAATTTCGGTGCATCTAAAGAAGAAGCGAAGGAATTGGCGAGAAAAGTCATCAAGCAAGTCGGTTTAACAGCTGACATATTGTCAAAGTCACCATTCACACTTTCAGGAGGACAAAAACGCCGAATAGCAATAGCAGGTATTTTAGCGATGGAACCAGATATACTTGTGCTTGATGAACCAGGTGCAGGCTTAGACCCGAAAGGAAAACTAGATATATTGTCGTCAATAGCATCGTGGCACAAAGAGCAAGGCCTTACTACTTTAATCGTGACACACGATATGGAAGACGTTGCTCAATTTGCAAATAATATTGTCATTATGGACAAAGGGACAGTCGTGCTCCACGACGCCGTCCGCAACGTATTTTCGAACAAAGCGATCATTGATAAATGGCAGCTAGATGTACCAGAAGCACTCAAGTTTCAAATGAAAATCGAAGAAAAAACAGGGGTTAAACTACCCAAAGTTTGCTTAACGATTGAGGAATTGACAGAGTCTTTAATTGAGGCGGGATTAGCATGAATAAACTAATACTTGGCCGTTATTTCCCAGGAGACACATCGCTTCATAAACTAGATCCAAGAGCAAAGCTAGTTTCAGGTGTAGCCTTTATTTTCATTATTTTTCTAGCTCGCAACTGGGAGGCTTATGCACTACTTTGGTTATTTACTTTTCTAGTGATGAAGCTGTCAGGAGTTGGCTTTAAAACATATTTGCGCGGCGTTCGACCACTCATTTGGCTAATCCTATTCACTGTGTTTATTCAAGTCTTGTTTAGAACTGGAGGCACGGTGTATGTCGATTATGGCCCTATTACAATTACCCAATTCGGCGTCGTAAATGGCATTCATATTTTTTTCCGATTCGTTATGATCGTATTCGTTACTACTGCAATTACGCTAACTACGAAGCCAATAGATCTCACAGATGGCATTAACTATTTGTTACGACCGCTACGCATATTTAAAATACCAGTAAATGATTTAGCGTTAATGCTATCAATCTCATTACGCTTCATCCCTAACTTACTAGACGAAACGCAAAAAATAATGGATGCACAACGAGCGAGAGGAAGTGAGTTTGGAGAAGGGAATCTCTTAAAGCAAATGAAGGTGCTAGTACCAGTATTTCTCCCCTTATTTGTGAGTTCGTTAAACCGTGCGGAAGAAATGGCGAATGCAATGGAAGTGCGAGGGTATCAATCAGGAGAACAGCGGACAACCTTCCGTCAATTAACCTGGAAAAACAAAGACACTATATGCTTATTTGCCATGATCGTACTAACTTTATCTTTGTATTTGTTAACAGTGTGATAGATGGGGAAGGTGCTGGAGCGGGTTGGGTTGCGCCATCTGCCAATGAGCGAGCGACGAAAAATGATTGTGAAGGTAAGATACCACGTCCCATCGCCCCCTATACAAATAAAATAACAAATAAAGGTAAGACGGCGCACCAACCAACCACCTTACCTTCACTAAAAGAAAACGCCCTTTATTCTAATTAATCAACGCCTGCAGTGGTGCTGGGATTCTTCCACCACGCTTTATAAGCTTTTCCGAGCTAAATGGATTTACACCCATCACTGGTGCACGTCCCAATAAGCCTCCAAATTCAACGATGTCACCTTCTTTTTTACCAGGAACAGGGATGACACGAACGGCTGTTGTTTTTTTGTTAATCATTCCGATGGCTGCTTCGTCAGCGATAATTCCCGATAAGCTAGCTGCAGAAACATCTCCGGTTAATGCAATCATGTCAAGTCCGACGGAACAGACGCAAGTCATTGCTTCTAGCTTAGATAATGATAGCGCATCGTCTACAATTCCTTTAATCATCCCGTTATCCTCACTAACTGGAATGAAAGCCCCACTTAACCCACCGACATAAGAGCTTGCCATAGCACCGCCTTTTTTTACTGCATCATTCATTAATGCTAAAGCAGCTATCGTACCGTGTGTGCCGACGCGCTCTAGGCCAATCTCTTCTAGAATTTCTGCGACACTATCATTCATGGCGTTTGTAGGAGCTAAAGATAAGTCCATGATTCCAAAGGGGATTTCTAAACGCTCTGCGACAACACGTCCTAATAGCTCGCCAGCGCGAGTGATTTTAAATGCCGTTTTCTTGATAATATCGGCTACTTGACCGAGGTCAGCATCAGGGTATCGCTTTAATGCATTTAGCACGACACCAGGTCCACTCACCCCTACATTAATAACTGCTTCACCCTCACCAGCTCCGTGAAAAGCACCAGCCATAAACGGATTATCTTCCACAGGATTACAGAAAACTACGAGTTTTGCGCAAGCAATTCCATTATTGTCCTTCGTTTTTTCAGAAGCTTCCTTGATGATCTCCCCCATTTTCCGGACTGCATCCATGTTAATCCCCGTTCGAGTAGTGGCAACGGAGACGGAGGCACATACTTTGTTCGTTACGCTTAATGCTTCTGGTAAAGCATCAAGGAGCGTTTGATCGCCCTTTGAAATTCCTTTATGTACTAACGCTGAATAGCCACCGATGAAATCAACACCTAATTCTGAGGCTGCTGAGTCTAACGTTTTCGCTAGTTCAACGGCTTCTTCCACAGTTGCATGTCCTAGTATTTCTGCTATAGGCGTAATAGATATACGTTTGTTAATGATAGGAATCCCATATTCCTTTTCTACTTTTTCAGAAACTGTTTTTAAGTCTTTAGCATAACTAGTAATTTTTTTATACACTTTTTCATTTAAGCTAGAAAACTGAGCATCAGCGCAATCACGAAGGTTAATGCCCATCGTCACTGTTCTAATGTCTAGGCTTTCCATTTGAACCATTCGAATCGTTTCTTGAATTTCTGTAAAACCAATATTCATCGTCATTTCTCCTGTCTCCTTTAAACGCGGTGCATCGCTTGAAAAACATCTTCCAGCTGAATGTGAATTTTAAGATTAAGATTTTTACTCACAACTTCAAATGCTTGATGGAGCTCATCAAGGTCTGCTAGCTCGGAAACATCTACGAGCATCATCATCGTAAAAAAGTCTTGTAGAATCGTTTGACTAATATCTAAAATATTGATATTTTGCTCGGATAAAACTTGAGTCACGTTTGCGATGATGCCAACTTGATCCTTTCCGATAACACTTACTACAGCACGCTTTTGTTCCATATTCAACACCTCACAAATTAAAATAAAATCGTAGCTTTAAGGTTAGCCAAACCTTAAAAGGAACCGTATGAAATAAAAAAAAGATTGGATTATCTCCAATCTCAAAGTAGCATTCGAATAACGAGGAACTAACCTCTTACTGTTACTCTCCTGTCCTTTTGCCTGAGATTGTGAATCCTTCGGCGCCGTTAAAACGAACTCTCCAGAAGCTGCTCCAGGCATAGTGTGACCCATTCCCTTCATTGCATGCCCATATTAAAATGTTAAAGTGATCTTATCAAGTTACTTCTACTAAGTCAATGACGGAAAAGTGAACAGTTGAAGTCTTTCATGTTGGGTTTCTATTAAGAATGATATAAAATGGAACGGTATGATAATAAAAATGAGGTGCCTATGTAATGAAAAAAACGGTTCTTTATTCTTTACTTGTTGTTCTACTAATAGCTTTCCTGTCTGCATGTGGCCATGAAGATCACGAGGAAGAGCATGCTGATGACGAACATGGGTCCAATGAATTGAACTTTGACATTGTAGAAGTCGAAATTTTAATGGAAGAAGAGGTAGACCCGAACACAGAAATTTCAATACAAGCATATGTCACTCAAGGAGATGACAAAGTTAACGACGCTAGTGAAGTGATGTTTGAAATATGGGAGCAGGGAGCGAAGGAGGAAAGTGATTTTATAGAAGCCACTTTAACGGAGGAAGACGGAGTTTATGAAATTACTTATGTTTTCTCAGAGGAAAACCTTTATTTTGTTCAGCCACATGTTACGGCACGAGGAATGCATGTCATGCCGGTTGGCGAGATAAGAGTGGGAGATGTACAAGAAATAGATGAGGAAGAGATGGATGGTCATGAACATGGTCATGACCATGGCGATGGATATGAATCAGAGCACCACGCACACCCGGTACATGAAGACTTATTTGTTGAATGGCATACTGTCGACAGTGCTAAAGAAAACGAGGAAGTAGAGATTTTTTCATATATCGAATGGCAAGACGAGCCATGGACAGATGGCCGTGTCCGATATGAAGTATATAAAGAATTTGGTGATGAAACACATACTTGGTTAACAGCAGAAGAAATTGAGGATGGCAAATACTCTACCACTTTTCAATTCGAGATAACTGGAGATTACCAAATCGTTATCCATATTGAAGATGAGAATATTCACGAACATATTCATGAAGAAATCACGATCGAATAATGAAGTAATGTCCAAGAGGGAGCAGCCCTTTTGGACATTTTTTTGTAGAAAATCAAGTAGTGAAGGTTCGCACGTGCTTAGCAATGCGGAAAGCTTGTGGAGTGGAATTTCATAACTTAATAATGAGGTAGGCTATTTCTTATAAACTTCATTTGACTACACTTGTATATACAAGTTATACTATGGGTGATAAAATGGTTTCCGATTGAGAACGATATATGTAGCTACGAGGAAACAGTGAATGAACTACAATGTTGTCAGCATATGGAGGGTTGTTTGAATGAATATGAATGAGTGGTGGAGACGCTCAGTTGTGTATCAAATTTATCCGAAAAGCTTTAATGATACGATGGGGAATGGTACTGGAGATATTCAAGGCATTATTGAGAAGTTAGATTATTTGAAGGACTTAGGAGTCGACGTGATATGGCTTACTCCGATTTATTCATCACCACAAAAGGATAATGGATACGATATTAGTGATTATTATTCGATTCATAGTGAGTATGGAACGATGGACGATTTTGATAAGCTTTTAGAGGAAGCACATAAAAAAGACTTAAAAATCATTATGGATATTGTTGTTAATCATACATCTACTGAACATCAGTGGTTCAAAGAAGCAGCAGTATCAAAAGATAGTCCGTATCGAGATTATTATATTTGGAAGGACCCAGTTG is a window from the Evansella cellulosilytica DSM 2522 genome containing:
- a CDS encoding NusG domain II-containing protein; protein product: MKLLRLFKRWDWVIIVTLLLLSFLPSAVFSYQQAGISEDAELVAIISVDNEVVEEITLTGHVGNDILDIPGVPCDTESIELKDGQIRMKSSHCPEQICVLTGFISRPGQTIICLHHRVIIEIQAVQGHTDEIIISY
- a CDS encoding FAD-dependent oxidoreductase, which codes for MAEKNIVIIGAGYAGVAAAKKLAKKYKKDDSVSITLIDRHSYHTMMTELHEVAAHRVEPDAIQFDLRRLFNRTKVKLVTDNVTKVDHESKTVKTTHGEFSYDYLILGMGGEPNDFGTPGVGEHGFTLWSWEDAVKLREHIEKTVQKAAQVHDEATRRAMLTFTVCGSGFTGIEMVGELIEWKDRLAKQNKLDVEDITLQVIEAAPTILNMLDRKDADKAEKYLVKKGVEILKSSPIVEVKADSILLKTGQVIPTHTLIWTAGVKANSDTEDYGMSTGRAGRLNVNAYMEAEGLENVYVVGDLAYYEEEPGKPIPQIVEAAEQTAHTAADNIIADMKGTEKKEYKGKYHGVMVSIGARYGVANLSGIHLSGWFANFMKHMVNLYYFFTIRSGYYMWQYVSHEFFHTKDKRNVFRGLPTRFGNVLWSVPLRVGVGIFWLSEALPKVWGYTKWEEATASFSSLPKLFQGFGEDSWLTSSTLNMDLWWLSDGTTAATTAATDGATWAEPILSEIPFWFEWMMRLSLPSMEMALFAQKVMVLLEVAIGFALIFGLFTWISSAVSAGLLLMFTFTAMLGWDKAWAFPASIALMNGSGRTLGLDYWVIPYVQQKVGNWWYGKERAIYSDHRSSSTTTTKSKGKSM
- a CDS encoding FAD:protein FMN transferase encodes the protein MKKFYAFVSLISLAGFLIGCGSAASSPSEGSVSEKPIRKTEMAIGTVVTLRIYDEGKEEVMDAAFERIHELGDKIAVNIEGSDVDNINENAGVEPVEVSPVVFKLVERGITHAEDTSGLFNIAVGPLTSLWNIGFDDARKPEQHEIDEILPLMDHTKIEINKEKQTVFLAEEGMRLDLGGIAKGYIADLIAELMVEHGVTAGIIDLGGDIIVIGNNPSGKPWSIGIQDPLASRGQPVGTIDATDESIVTSGIYERILKEEDGEYHHLLNPFDGYPFMNELAGVTIVSEESIDGDAYSTAVFGMGVNEGFEYVENVDGVDAVFVTRDREIFVTSGLVDRFTLTNENYEVVDLPQP
- a CDS encoding energy-coupling factor transporter ATPase produces the protein MSAPILEVKNLSFRYDLRSEINTVANLSFSVNKGEWLAIIGGNGSGKSTLAQLLVGLLTPLDGCITVDGTALTEKSKWRIRSKVGLVFQNPDNQFIGTTVQDDVAFSLESLNVPYEEMKLRVECALEKVGMLEYRFHDPSRLSGGQKQRVAIAGILALHPNVIIFDEAFVMLDPKGREGLLKTLRRLKEIEGVTIISITHDMNEAAAADRLLLMKNGEISQTGKPSEVFMQQRDLEPPFPEKLRRSLEKKGRHVPNQYMTEEEVVNWIWK
- a CDS encoding energy-coupling factor transporter ATPase, producing the protein MEVKLEHVTADYQLGPIRSFNVLQDVEMKVESGSFTAVIGKTGAGKSSLLKIMNGLLLPKQGKVTIGDAIITPGKNKKALKSIRKRVGMVFQFPESQLFAETVEQDICFGPLNFGASKEEAKELARKVIKQVGLTADILSKSPFTLSGGQKRRIAIAGILAMEPDILVLDEPGAGLDPKGKLDILSSIASWHKEQGLTTLIVTHDMEDVAQFANNIVIMDKGTVVLHDAVRNVFSNKAIIDKWQLDVPEALKFQMKIEEKTGVKLPKVCLTIEELTESLIEAGLA
- a CDS encoding energy-coupling factor transporter transmembrane component T family protein; its protein translation is MNKLILGRYFPGDTSLHKLDPRAKLVSGVAFIFIIFLARNWEAYALLWLFTFLVMKLSGVGFKTYLRGVRPLIWLILFTVFIQVLFRTGGTVYVDYGPITITQFGVVNGIHIFFRFVMIVFVTTAITLTTKPIDLTDGINYLLRPLRIFKIPVNDLALMLSISLRFIPNLLDETQKIMDAQRARGSEFGEGNLLKQMKVLVPVFLPLFVSSLNRAEEMANAMEVRGYQSGEQRTTFRQLTWKNKDTICLFAMIVLTLSLYLLTV
- a CDS encoding PFL family protein; its protein translation is MNIGFTEIQETIRMVQMESLDIRTVTMGINLRDCADAQFSSLNEKVYKKITSYAKDLKTVSEKVEKEYGIPIINKRISITPIAEILGHATVEEAVELAKTLDSAASELGVDFIGGYSALVHKGISKGDQTLLDALPEALSVTNKVCASVSVATTRTGINMDAVRKMGEIIKEASEKTKDNNGIACAKLVVFCNPVEDNPFMAGAFHGAGEGEAVINVGVSGPGVVLNALKRYPDADLGQVADIIKKTAFKITRAGELLGRVVAERLEIPFGIMDLSLAPTNAMNDSVAEILEEIGLERVGTHGTIAALALMNDAVKKGGAMASSYVGGLSGAFIPVSEDNGMIKGIVDDALSLSKLEAMTCVCSVGLDMIALTGDVSAASLSGIIADEAAIGMINKKTTAVRVIPVPGKKEGDIVEFGGLLGRAPVMGVNPFSSEKLIKRGGRIPAPLQALIN
- a CDS encoding ACT domain-containing protein — its product is MEQKRAVVSVIGKDQVGIIANVTQVLSEQNINILDISQTILQDFFTMMMLVDVSELADLDELHQAFEVVSKNLNLKIHIQLEDVFQAMHRV
- a CDS encoding FixH family protein; translated protein: MKKTVLYSLLVVLLIAFLSACGHEDHEEEHADDEHGSNELNFDIVEVEILMEEEVDPNTEISIQAYVTQGDDKVNDASEVMFEIWEQGAKEESDFIEATLTEEDGVYEITYVFSEENLYFVQPHVTARGMHVMPVGEIRVGDVQEIDEEEMDGHEHGHDHGDGYESEHHAHPVHEDLFVEWHTVDSAKENEEVEIFSYIEWQDEPWTDGRVRYEVYKEFGDETHTWLTAEEIEDGKYSTTFQFEITGDYQIVIHIEDENIHEHIHEEITIE